The Vitis vinifera cultivar Pinot Noir 40024 chromosome 8, ASM3070453v1 genome segment AACTTTTCTGCTTCTAAAGCAATCCACAAATTAGCTCAATCATATGCAGTCTTGAACTTGACCACAATCACTCTTTCAGAAATTTCCTCCTTTTTGCCTCTTTTAAGAAGTTCTAAGTATGAATTTGAGAATTTCTTCCTGGAGCCCGATTAATTTTTTAAGCGTTCAGTAATCATCtgattaaatatttgaaaacatgtcaATGTTTGTAGTGATGACCCTCATTTTGTTTCTCACTATGCAGCCTGTAGATCAAAGGCAACTTCTTTCCATGTGCTTTGACAAACTTATGACGGACATAAATCAAAGTTTGGACTCAAAAAACAGGGACAAGTTCACCCAGAATCTGACCAGATTCAAGAACGAATTCCGCAACAAATAAATTGTGACACCCTTCACGCAGCAGCAACAAGTTTATGCCAGTAGAAGGAATTCATGTGTTTGTCCCATTAATCTCTGAGCCAAAAACAAAACTGAAAAAAGGGAGGGGGGACAGAACAGGAAACCAATTTCCTATGTTGTGAAAATGTGTTGCAAATTCCTTGATTTCTTTGTACAGGAAGTGATTTATGTGTAGTTTTCTTGGGTTATCATAAATCATACTGGGAACTGGaggaaaagatagaaaataCGAAGTGACTGCTAGGCTTGTATGGGTTCACCAAGGTGGGGTTAGAAgattgtagttttttttattttcaattcttttttaggagaaaaaaaaaagaaaaaagaaaaattatgatttgtaattttcttttttacaaaGATAGGTGGTGGAAACTTAATTTGCTAAATCAGATAATATATGCATATTTTTCCTCCACTGAGTTCATGTTCTTGCTGGATTATTGTAAGGTACATTCTCTGATCCCTTGGAAGTTTTAAACCCAAAAAGAACACTTGAAACTTTACAACTATCAGCTGGATAGAAGCCAAAAGGTCTTTTAGCCTTTTTAGGTTTCAAAACATTACTGCCCAATAGTGGCAAACTATAAGCTTCAAGGCTCAATTCAATTACTATAATAACAAATCTGATAAAGTCAGATTTTCTCTGCTTATACAAGGCATTTTTTCAGTGAGCTATACGGACTATAAGCAGCCTGTTCCCAAATGTTAACCATGAGCTACAATGTCCCAGCCTTACTTTAGAGGGCATTTACTTAGAATATTTAGTTTGGGGAATAGACACCAGGTAATGTTTTTGTTTAAGCATATCACCATTATCTACTTTCTTGTTTCTACCATTCTAACATTTACATAATGACAAAATTTGGGTCCCAAGCATCTCGTGGTAGGAGTGTCCCTCACATATCTGTTAATCGAACATGAACTAACTGACCAAAATGTGAATATAAACAATAGCTTATAAGAGGATTGCATACATTTCTTTTGCTTCACATTTATAACCTAACATACTAAACCGGTAAAGGTAGTTGTGTGAGTCTCTCTCACTGCTGATCCTCAGCATCTGAGAGTAGCCAAGAAAGGTACTCCGGCCCTTGACACAAAATAGAATCTGATTGACTTGGCGGAGTCACCCTCTTCCGCAGCAGTGCTTCTATAGGTGGGGACTTCCTCTTCCTGCCACCCTTTGGCCTCAGCCTGAATTGCTCATCCAACTCCTCAAAATCCCCCTGAACCAATGTAATTAAGAAATCACTTGTTTTTTCCCACGGTGGTTTAAACTTTAAAGAGCTTCACCAAATAGAAGCGCAAATTCTTTCTCTACAGTGACCTAGAAAGAAGGTAAAACAAAACTTACATGGGTATAAACGTGGCATCCAGTTTTCTCGTGGTTATCTCTCACATGCTTGAATGGGAATCTCATGCCACAACCCGGAATACCGCAGACAAATGGTCTGAGCTTAAGATGCACAGCCTTCACATGTTGATCAAGATTTGATTTCTAATGAtataaattcaaacaaaaaatgtcattaaaagttattaaaaaaaaaatgaagtaaaaaacaAATCTATTGCAACACCGCCTGAATCTTACAGTTGAAAACGTGTGAAGACAACCCTTAAAGTGACATTTGACTCTCTCAGAGGAACATACTGACTCATGTGTCCTGAGGTGCCTCTTGATGTTCTTCTTCAGCTGCTTGGTGCCACATATCTCACAGATAATGTGTTGGTGGCAGGATTGGAGATGAGCCTTGAGGCATTGTTCATTAGTGAAGTGTTTCAAACATTCTGGTTCTAAACAGACTGCCTCCACTGAGTCCAGCTTAGCTGCAATGGGAAGAGCATTCATAAGAGTTAGCAAACAGAAATTGATAAAATTCCAAGGGGCAGATATGTCTCAAAATTCTAAAGAATAATGCAACTCAGAATAAAAGGAAATTGATAGATAAGAGAAACTTGCCATGAGAATCCTCATGCTTCTGCAACTTTGAAGCAAATTTGAACACCTTTCCACACCCAAGTTCAGGGCATACATATTGTTTGGAACCAACATCATTAGGGGGAGACTCCTCATCATGAAATTCCTTAATGTGCCTTTTCATGTT includes the following:
- the LOC100260239 gene encoding transcription factor IIIA, producing MGERGERKEPIFRDVRRYFCDYCGLCRSKKALIRAHMLSHHKEEMEGQKVHNNEEKEGEKSNACEECGASFKKPAYLKQHMQSHSLERPFTCPVDDCQSSYRRKDHLTRHLLQHQGKLFTCPVENCKRRFAFQGNMKRHIKEFHDEESPPNDVGSKQYVCPELGCGKVFKFASKLQKHEDSHAKLDSVEAVCLEPECLKHFTNEQCLKAHLQSCHQHIICEICGTKQLKKNIKRHLRTHESVCSSERVKCHFKGCLHTFSTKSNLDQHVKAVHLKLRPFVCGIPGCGMRFPFKHVRDNHEKTGCHVYTHGDFEELDEQFRLRPKGGRKRKSPPIEALLRKRVTPPSQSDSILCQGPEYLSWLLSDAEDQQ